The following are from one region of the Azospirillum sp. B510 genome:
- a CDS encoding PstS family phosphate ABC transporter substrate-binding protein, giving the protein MRLPKTVLRMAALWAILLGAGAAPAATSGNDPVVPWLAVSTTQMPFARAVADRVGRRDPGLREPVPILRDVATAEGFERLCSGAPTLAAVIATRRMTAREYDRCRAAEVIDVVELTVGLSALGLVHGAALPIDGLTSRSLYLAIARMVPRDGKLVPNPYTSWHEIDPALPAIPIAVALPSPREARRAQFDDAIMEAGCRPLPEIRSVYGADKRRQLCIQARTDGMVQEADDPAELIRRIAAPGSTVLTILSLADLRSGAEEGAPAVNAPISIDGIPPVPDRFLDGRYPLTMATRLYLTRRALDQAGGLRDYVAEFLREAAIGPGGYLEPLGLVPLPTDDRRLARRNAANLRLFAP; this is encoded by the coding sequence GTGAGGCTTCCGAAGACCGTTTTGCGCATGGCCGCGCTGTGGGCGATCCTGCTCGGCGCCGGGGCGGCTCCGGCCGCAACCTCCGGCAACGACCCGGTGGTGCCGTGGCTGGCGGTTTCGACGACGCAGATGCCCTTCGCCAGGGCGGTGGCGGACCGTGTCGGCCGACGCGACCCCGGTCTGCGGGAACCGGTGCCGATCCTGCGGGACGTCGCGACGGCCGAGGGATTCGAGCGATTGTGCTCCGGGGCGCCGACGCTGGCGGCGGTGATCGCCACCCGCCGCATGACGGCGCGCGAATATGACCGTTGCCGCGCCGCCGAGGTCATCGACGTGGTCGAACTGACCGTCGGGCTGTCGGCGCTGGGGCTGGTGCATGGGGCGGCCCTGCCGATCGACGGGCTGACCTCGCGCAGCCTGTATCTGGCGATCGCCCGGATGGTGCCCCGCGACGGCAAGCTGGTGCCAAACCCCTACACGAGCTGGCACGAGATCGATCCGGCCCTGCCCGCCATACCCATCGCGGTGGCGCTGCCCAGCCCGCGGGAGGCCCGGCGGGCGCAGTTCGACGACGCCATCATGGAAGCCGGCTGCCGGCCCCTGCCGGAGATCCGCAGCGTCTATGGCGCCGACAAGCGCCGGCAGCTGTGCATCCAGGCGCGGACGGACGGCATGGTGCAGGAGGCCGACGACCCGGCCGAACTGATCCGGCGGATCGCGGCGCCGGGCAGCACCGTCCTGACCATCCTGTCGCTGGCGGACCTGCGCAGCGGCGCCGAGGAGGGCGCCCCGGCCGTCAATGCTCCAATCTCTATCGATGGGATCCCGCCGGTGCCGGATCGCTTTCTCGACGGCCGCTACCCGCTGACGATGGCGACCCGCCTGTATCTGACCAGACGGGCGCTGGATCAGGCCGGCGGGCTGCGGGACTATGTGGCGGAGTTCCTGCGCGAGGCGGCCATCGGTCCCGGCGGCTATCTCGAACCGCTGGGGTTGGTGCCGCTGCCAACCGACGACCGCCGCCTTGCCCGCCGCAACGCCGCCAATCTGCGGCTGTTCGCCCCTTGA
- a CDS encoding phosphotransferase family protein, translating to MSGTGSNGAGSNGSGLAGFSLGALHDALIRLPRLADLPADALEPMPLKGVAHDHVRLRGRRLVARIPRWSQLGLDAWTALDRQAAAFRRAEPSGHTPRFAGLLPPGEGLPQGALLVGEVEGRTPVLPGDMPAIARALAALHRMAPPDFHEPLPAPSDPVAALLSQVERQTEWFDRAPLSSEARALIAAELDAARTGDLAPPPDTPMPLTAVGVDVHPGNFLIDAHGKAWFTDLEKLQYGHPASDLAHASLYSSTRWDPAVDAELTPAEVEAFIAAWTRAVPGDLADEVRPWLKPLRRLTWLRTLSWMARWSVEGATLSPGMPEALRAHMDAHASDILRANRIEQVRQDWIAG from the coding sequence GTGAGCGGTACCGGATCGAACGGCGCCGGGTCGAACGGTTCGGGGCTGGCCGGTTTTTCGTTGGGGGCGCTGCACGACGCCCTGATCCGGCTGCCGCGCCTTGCCGACCTGCCCGCCGACGCGCTGGAGCCGATGCCGCTGAAGGGCGTCGCCCACGACCATGTGCGGCTGCGCGGCCGGCGGCTGGTCGCCCGCATCCCGCGCTGGAGCCAGCTCGGCCTCGACGCCTGGACGGCGCTGGACCGGCAGGCCGCCGCCTTCAGGCGGGCGGAGCCGTCGGGCCACACCCCGCGCTTCGCCGGCCTGCTGCCACCGGGCGAGGGGCTGCCGCAGGGCGCCCTGCTGGTCGGCGAGGTGGAGGGGCGCACGCCGGTGCTGCCCGGCGACATGCCGGCCATCGCCCGCGCGCTCGCGGCACTGCACCGCATGGCGCCGCCGGACTTCCACGAGCCGTTGCCGGCGCCGTCCGATCCGGTCGCCGCCTTGCTAAGCCAGGTCGAACGGCAGACGGAGTGGTTCGACCGCGCGCCCCTGTCGTCCGAGGCCCGCGCCCTGATCGCGGCGGAGTTGGACGCCGCCCGCACCGGCGACCTCGCCCCGCCACCGGACACGCCGATGCCGCTGACCGCGGTGGGGGTGGATGTGCATCCCGGCAACTTCCTGATCGATGCCCATGGCAAGGCATGGTTCACCGACCTTGAGAAGCTGCAATACGGCCATCCGGCAAGCGACCTCGCCCATGCCAGCCTCTACAGCTCGACGAGATGGGATCCGGCGGTGGATGCCGAGCTGACCCCGGCCGAGGTCGAGGCCTTCATCGCCGCCTGGACGAGAGCGGTACCGGGCGACCTCGCCGACGAGGTGAGGCCGTGGTTGAAGCCGCTGCGCCGGCTGACCTGGCTGCGCACCCTGTCCTGGATGGCCCGCTGGTCGGTGGAGGGCGCCACCCTGTCGCCCGGCATGCCGGAGGCTTTGCGCGCCCATATGGATGCCCATGCCAGCGACATCCTGCGCGCCAACCGGATCGAACAGGTGCGCCAGGACTGGATTGCCGGCTGA